In one window of Burkholderia sp. NRF60-BP8 DNA:
- a CDS encoding LysE family translocator gives MPALPTLVAFGLVSLGMVLTPGPNMIYLVSRSICQGRRAGLVSLGGVALGFVFYMVCAAVGITALVMTVPYAYDALRLAGALYLAYLAWQALKPGGRSAFQVRQLPHDSRARLFAMGFVTNLANPKIAVMYLSLLPQFVVPGHGSVLAQSLALGCVQIAVSVSVNALIACAAGSIAGFLAGRPLWAAVQRWLMGTVLAGLAVRIALESQR, from the coding sequence GTGCCGGCCTTGCCCACCCTCGTTGCGTTCGGACTCGTGTCGCTCGGCATGGTGCTGACGCCCGGACCGAACATGATCTATCTGGTGTCGCGCTCGATCTGCCAGGGCCGCCGCGCCGGACTGGTGTCGCTCGGCGGCGTCGCGCTGGGATTCGTGTTCTACATGGTGTGCGCGGCAGTGGGTATCACCGCGCTGGTGATGACCGTGCCGTATGCGTACGATGCGCTGCGCCTGGCCGGCGCGCTGTATCTCGCGTACCTGGCGTGGCAGGCGCTGAAGCCGGGCGGGCGCTCCGCGTTCCAGGTCCGGCAGTTGCCGCACGACAGCCGCGCGAGGCTGTTCGCGATGGGCTTCGTCACGAATCTCGCGAACCCGAAGATCGCGGTGATGTATCTGTCGTTGCTGCCGCAGTTCGTCGTGCCGGGGCACGGCAGCGTGCTCGCGCAATCGCTGGCGCTCGGCTGCGTGCAGATCGCGGTGAGCGTCAGCGTCAACGCGCTGATTGCCTGCGCGGCCGGATCGATCGCGGGTTTTCTTGCAGGGCGGCCGCTGTGGGCGGCGGTTCAGCGCTGGTTGATGGGGACGGTGCTGGCTGGGCTGGCCGTGAGGATTGCGCTGGAATCGCAGCGTTAG
- a CDS encoding DUF1800 domain-containing protein — MDHPNDSTPAAIALNRFGLGARADEAPPADPKAALLDQFDRYDARPAAWAGEPDAVTLATRFANTRNAMTSDDAAARRATAQSIRRDGYDAYRSAVAARMNSALSTPAPFVERLVHFWANHFAVSVDKGQVAAYAGAFERDAIRPHVLGRFEDMLVAVEQHPAMQTFLDQARSVGPDSPAALRAQERNPSAKRGLNENLAREIMELHTLGVRTGYTQADVTEFARALTGWSIAGGRGPQPGDAAPGAFVFRPNLHEPGTRTVMGRTYDQPGEAQARAILHDLARSEATGRHIAFKLARHFVADTPPPALTERLARAFDASGGDLPTVYRALIDAPDAWSPVDRKFKTPWEWAVSSLRGLGWRDTGDLKAAPLLAQLGQPVWRPGSPAGYDDVAASWAAPDALVRRVEIAQRLAARTGDRLDPRTLGNTLLAGSMSGSTATALARAESATTSLALLLVSPDFQRR, encoded by the coding sequence ATGGACCACCCGAACGACTCCACGCCGGCCGCGATCGCGCTGAACCGTTTCGGTCTCGGCGCGCGGGCCGACGAAGCACCGCCCGCCGACCCGAAGGCCGCGTTGCTCGACCAGTTCGACCGCTACGACGCACGGCCCGCCGCCTGGGCCGGCGAGCCGGACGCGGTCACACTCGCCACGCGCTTCGCGAACACCCGCAACGCGATGACGAGCGACGACGCGGCCGCCAGGCGCGCAACCGCGCAGTCGATCCGCCGCGACGGCTACGACGCATATCGCAGCGCAGTCGCCGCGCGCATGAACAGTGCGCTGAGCACGCCCGCGCCGTTCGTCGAGCGTCTCGTGCATTTCTGGGCGAACCATTTCGCGGTATCGGTCGACAAGGGGCAGGTGGCCGCCTACGCGGGCGCATTCGAACGCGACGCGATCCGCCCGCACGTGCTCGGCCGTTTCGAGGACATGCTCGTCGCCGTCGAACAGCATCCGGCGATGCAGACGTTCCTCGACCAGGCGCGCTCGGTCGGCCCCGACAGCCCGGCCGCGCTGCGTGCGCAAGAACGCAATCCGTCGGCGAAGCGCGGGCTCAACGAGAACCTCGCACGCGAAATCATGGAGCTGCATACGCTCGGCGTGCGCACCGGTTACACGCAGGCCGACGTGACGGAATTCGCCCGCGCGTTGACCGGCTGGAGCATCGCCGGCGGCCGCGGGCCGCAACCGGGCGATGCGGCGCCCGGCGCATTCGTGTTCCGCCCGAATCTGCACGAACCGGGCACGCGCACGGTGATGGGGCGCACCTACGATCAGCCGGGCGAAGCGCAGGCGCGTGCGATCCTGCACGATCTCGCGCGATCGGAGGCGACCGGCCGGCACATCGCATTCAAGCTCGCCCGTCATTTCGTCGCCGATACGCCGCCGCCCGCGCTGACCGAACGGCTCGCGCGTGCGTTCGATGCGAGCGGCGGCGACCTGCCGACCGTCTATCGCGCGCTCATCGACGCCCCCGACGCGTGGTCGCCGGTCGACCGCAAGTTCAAGACGCCGTGGGAGTGGGCCGTATCGTCGCTGCGCGGGCTCGGCTGGCGCGACACCGGCGATCTGAAGGCCGCGCCGCTGCTGGCTCAACTCGGCCAGCCGGTGTGGCGGCCGGGCTCGCCGGCCGGCTACGACGACGTGGCCGCGAGCTGGGCCGCGCCCGACGCGCTCGTGCGCCGCGTCGAGATCGCGCAGCGCCTGGCCGCGCGGACGGGCGACCGCCTCGACCCGCGCACGCTCGGCAACACGCTGCTCGCCGGTTCGATGAGCGGGTCGACCGCGACCGCGCTCGCGCGCGCCGAAAGCGCGACGACGTCGCTCGCGCTGCTGCTCGTGTCGCCCGATTTCCAACGGAGATGA
- a CDS encoding GGDEF domain-containing protein: MIRLGLTSKLSVLFACIGVIASGTTGYYAYRANRAMLVQEAQHSLLMSTQLLGQRFATALADVADDALVLAQLPSSAFVAGDDHPDAARRTRLEQVYYSFMRNHAEYLQIRLIASGHFGIERIRLDRDARGIVVLPESVFQEKGQFSYVFDTLATAPGHIYLSPIAINHETGSHAAEGLPILRVGTPVTDASGRTVGALVVDVELSRVFDRLERDLPDDYGVYLANEWGDFLVHPDPQQTFGFDRGRRVLMQDRFAGTRALFDSERTSVTLNGLAQPDEAPGQMFAFVRTPFGHDEGNRFVVLGMARPLADVLAPAGMLGGRIVRMVLVSSVLAVILAILFARAITRPLQTLARAATHVFDDPAAERLPVARADEIGVLARCFDSMRVEIRTQMAMLRAKQLELTHLAGHDPLTGLPNRLLFMEHLDAAIRHAAAVGEGLAVMFVDLDRFKQINDQHGHSAGDRTLVTVAKRLSQVLRGGDMVARLGGDEFIVLISDVRSPAVIGDVATRIQIVMAEELEFDEGRMAVGASIGVSEFPADGASAEELLVKADAAMYAAKASAQCVCVRYQDLVRGGVPDETGRVASGGSR; the protein is encoded by the coding sequence ATGATCCGGCTCGGGCTCACGTCGAAGCTGTCGGTGCTGTTCGCGTGCATCGGCGTGATTGCGTCCGGTACGACCGGCTACTACGCGTATCGCGCCAACCGCGCGATGCTCGTGCAGGAGGCGCAGCACAGCCTGCTGATGTCGACGCAACTGCTCGGGCAGCGCTTCGCGACCGCGCTCGCCGACGTTGCCGACGATGCGCTCGTGCTCGCGCAGTTGCCGTCGTCCGCGTTCGTCGCGGGCGACGACCATCCGGACGCCGCGCGGCGCACGCGGCTCGAGCAGGTGTATTACAGCTTCATGAGAAATCACGCGGAATACCTGCAGATCCGCCTGATCGCGAGCGGGCATTTCGGGATCGAACGCATTCGCCTCGATCGCGATGCGCGCGGCATCGTCGTGCTGCCCGAAAGCGTGTTTCAGGAGAAAGGGCAGTTCTCCTACGTATTCGATACGCTCGCGACGGCGCCGGGCCATATCTACCTGTCGCCGATCGCGATCAATCACGAGACCGGATCGCATGCGGCCGAAGGCCTGCCGATCCTGCGCGTGGGGACGCCGGTGACCGACGCCTCGGGTCGGACGGTCGGGGCGCTCGTCGTCGACGTCGAGCTTTCTCGGGTGTTCGACCGCCTCGAACGCGATCTGCCGGACGACTATGGGGTCTATCTCGCGAACGAATGGGGCGATTTTCTCGTGCATCCCGATCCGCAGCAGACGTTCGGCTTCGATCGCGGCCGGCGTGTGCTGATGCAGGACCGCTTCGCCGGCACGCGTGCGCTGTTCGACAGCGAGCGCACGAGCGTGACGCTCAATGGGCTCGCTCAGCCCGACGAGGCGCCGGGACAGATGTTCGCGTTCGTGCGCACGCCGTTCGGGCACGACGAGGGCAACCGCTTCGTCGTGCTCGGGATGGCCCGCCCGCTGGCGGACGTGCTCGCGCCGGCCGGCATGCTGGGCGGACGGATCGTCAGGATGGTGCTCGTATCGAGCGTGCTGGCGGTGATCCTCGCGATCCTGTTCGCGCGTGCGATCACGCGGCCGCTGCAGACGCTCGCGCGCGCCGCGACGCACGTGTTCGACGATCCGGCGGCCGAACGGCTGCCCGTTGCGCGGGCCGACGAGATCGGCGTGCTCGCGCGCTGTTTCGACAGCATGCGCGTCGAGATTCGCACGCAGATGGCGATGTTGCGCGCGAAGCAACTGGAGCTGACGCACCTCGCCGGTCACGACCCGCTGACCGGCCTGCCGAATCGCCTGCTGTTCATGGAGCATCTCGATGCCGCGATCCGGCATGCGGCCGCGGTGGGCGAGGGGCTGGCGGTGATGTTCGTCGATCTCGATCGCTTCAAGCAGATCAACGACCAGCACGGGCACTCGGCCGGCGACCGCACGCTCGTCACGGTCGCGAAGCGGTTGAGCCAGGTGCTGCGCGGCGGCGACATGGTGGCCCGGCTCGGCGGTGACGAATTCATCGTGCTGATTTCGGACGTGCGTTCGCCGGCAGTGATCGGCGATGTCGCGACGCGCATCCAGATCGTGATGGCCGAGGAGCTGGAGTTCGACGAAGGACGCATGGCCGTCGGCGCGAGCATCGGCGTCAGCGAGTTTCCCGCGGATGGCGCGTCGGCCGAGGAGTTGCTCGTCAAGGCCGACGCGGCGATGTACGCGGCGAAGGCGTCCGCGCAGTGCGTGTGCGTGCGCTATCAGGATCTGGTCCGCGGCGGCGTGCCCGACGAGACTGGCCGCGTCGCGTCGGGGGGCAGCCGCTGA
- the yddG gene encoding aromatic amino acid DMT transporter YddG — MKRKNKATLIGLGAVLLWASVVALVRGVSESLGATGGAAMIYTVASVLLLFSIGFPDLSRFPKNYLLWGGLLFVSYELCLALSIGYASNARQAIEVAMVNYLWPSLTLVAAIVFNKQRANLLVVPGVLLSMLGICRVLGGDRGLDPAGMLRNVADNPLSYGLAFFGALIWAGYCTVTARIADGKNGVTPFFMLVAAVLWIKFAIEGGGMTFSFHAIVYLVLAASALGFGYAAWNTGIMHGNVTIIVGASYFTPVLAAAFAAARLDAPLSAEFWQGAAMVCGGSILCWLATRRRRDEAEPVRIAKEAEGNCHG, encoded by the coding sequence ATGAAACGCAAGAACAAGGCAACGCTCATCGGGCTCGGCGCGGTGCTGTTATGGGCGTCGGTGGTCGCGCTCGTCCGCGGGGTCAGCGAAAGCCTCGGCGCGACCGGCGGTGCGGCGATGATCTACACGGTGGCGTCCGTGCTTCTGCTGTTTTCGATCGGCTTCCCCGACCTGAGCCGATTCCCGAAAAACTATCTGCTGTGGGGCGGGCTGCTGTTCGTGTCGTACGAGCTGTGCCTGGCGTTGTCGATCGGCTACGCGAGCAACGCTCGGCAAGCGATCGAGGTCGCGATGGTCAACTATCTGTGGCCGAGCCTCACGCTCGTCGCCGCCATCGTGTTCAACAAGCAGCGCGCAAACCTGCTGGTCGTGCCCGGCGTCCTGCTGTCGATGCTCGGCATCTGCCGGGTGCTCGGCGGCGACCGGGGGCTCGATCCGGCCGGCATGCTGCGCAACGTCGCGGACAATCCGCTCAGCTACGGCCTGGCGTTCTTCGGCGCGCTGATCTGGGCCGGCTATTGCACGGTGACCGCACGCATCGCCGACGGCAAGAACGGCGTCACGCCGTTCTTCATGCTGGTCGCCGCGGTGCTCTGGATCAAGTTCGCGATCGAAGGCGGCGGCATGACGTTCAGTTTTCATGCGATCGTGTACCTCGTGCTCGCGGCGTCGGCGCTCGGCTTCGGCTATGCGGCCTGGAACACCGGCATCATGCACGGCAACGTGACGATCATCGTCGGCGCATCGTACTTCACGCCGGTGCTCGCCGCCGCCTTCGCCGCCGCGCGGCTGGATGCGCCGCTGTCGGCCGAATTCTGGCAAGGCGCGGCGATGGTGTGCGGCGGCTCGATTCTGTGCTGGCTCGCGACGCGCAGGCGGCGTGACGAAGCCGAGCCCGTGCGGATCGCCAAGGAAGCCGAGGGCAATTGCCACGGGTGA
- a CDS encoding extracellular solute-binding protein: MQPGDPRGGRLIRGIGVRTRARGAVRTLLVVFTLGLLALALPAFAASPETVNDNVLRVLAWPGYADSDIVSAFEAQFHVRVEVTQVDSDEALWTRMHGASPPPYDVLAANTAEIQRYAHEHLLAPIDLSRIPNRRRQLPNFQQLATIGGLVQDGASYAIPFTYSSMGLIYDRKQVPAAPHSMRELWNPRYRGKVLDFNSAQHNFSFTALALGYPDPFHLSPAQTLVVARKLIDLRRNLLTYYTLPEEATALFVQHRAALMFGNYGTQQVEQLRRAGADVGYVIPDEGALAWLDCWAVTRGALRPELAFAWINYMLEPAIGALLTERQGLANTLEPPHGLDTGHQHLVWLQPVEDIARRESLWSRIVSGDRPERFGK, from the coding sequence ATGCAGCCGGGCGATCCACGCGGGGGGCGATTGATCAGGGGAATCGGCGTACGCACACGCGCCCGCGGCGCCGTGCGCACGCTGCTCGTCGTATTCACGCTGGGCTTGCTCGCACTCGCTCTGCCAGCCTTCGCCGCCTCTCCCGAAACCGTCAACGACAACGTGCTGCGCGTGCTGGCCTGGCCTGGTTACGCGGACAGCGATATCGTCAGCGCATTCGAGGCGCAGTTTCACGTGCGGGTCGAGGTGACGCAGGTCGATTCCGACGAAGCGCTGTGGACGCGGATGCACGGCGCTTCGCCGCCGCCGTACGACGTGCTCGCCGCGAACACGGCCGAGATCCAGCGCTATGCGCACGAACATCTGCTCGCGCCGATCGACCTGTCGCGGATCCCGAACCGGCGGCGGCAATTGCCGAATTTCCAGCAGCTCGCGACGATTGGCGGGCTCGTGCAGGACGGCGCATCCTACGCGATCCCGTTCACGTATTCGTCGATGGGGCTGATCTACGACCGCAAGCAGGTGCCGGCCGCGCCGCACTCGATGCGCGAGCTGTGGAATCCGCGCTATCGCGGCAAGGTGCTCGACTTCAACAGCGCGCAGCACAATTTTTCATTCACGGCGCTGGCGCTCGGCTATCCCGATCCGTTCCACCTGTCGCCCGCCCAGACGCTCGTCGTGGCCCGCAAGTTGATCGACCTGCGCCGCAACCTGCTGACGTACTACACGCTTCCCGAAGAAGCGACCGCGCTGTTCGTCCAGCATCGCGCGGCGCTGATGTTCGGCAACTACGGCACGCAGCAGGTCGAGCAGTTGCGTCGCGCCGGCGCGGACGTCGGCTACGTGATCCCGGACGAAGGCGCACTCGCGTGGCTCGATTGCTGGGCCGTCACGCGCGGCGCGCTCCGTCCCGAGCTTGCATTCGCGTGGATCAACTACATGCTCGAACCGGCGATCGGCGCGCTGCTGACCGAGCGTCAGGGGCTCGCGAACACGCTCGAGCCGCCGCACGGCCTGGATACCGGGCATCAGCATCTCGTGTGGCTTCAGCCCGTGGAGGACATCGCGCGCCGCGAGTCGCTGTGGAGCCGCATCGTGTCGGGCGATCGGCCGGAGCGGTTCGGAAAATGA
- a CDS encoding DUF4148 domain-containing protein, which yields MKSLVSAVAAAVALSASFGAFAQSTVTRAQVRNELVQLENAGYKPSQSSPYYPADIQAAQARVHGTDNSGFGSQPAAAAESGAPAVRAQNPRDSVYFGH from the coding sequence ATGAAATCGCTCGTTTCCGCAGTCGCCGCCGCCGTCGCGCTGTCCGCCTCGTTCGGCGCATTCGCGCAAAGCACCGTGACCCGCGCCCAAGTGCGCAACGAACTGGTCCAGCTCGAAAACGCCGGTTACAAGCCCAGCCAGTCGAGCCCGTACTACCCGGCCGACATCCAGGCCGCGCAGGCCCGCGTGCACGGCACCGACAACAGCGGCTTCGGTTCGCAACCGGCCGCGGCCGCCGAGAGCGGCGCACCGGCCGTCCGGGCACAGAACCCGCGCGACTCGGTCTACTTCGGCCACTAA
- a CDS encoding YXWGXW repeat-containing protein: MKLSVLLRLAAGCMAALATSAVFAQAVIVAPYAPPPPRVEVMPAPRAGYVWDQGHWHWRQGRYVWIPGHWQVVRVGYHWVPGHWVARGPTWRWVPGHWA; this comes from the coding sequence ATGAAACTTTCCGTTTTATTGCGATTGGCGGCCGGGTGCATGGCTGCACTCGCGACGTCGGCCGTATTCGCGCAGGCCGTCATCGTCGCGCCTTACGCGCCGCCGCCGCCGCGCGTCGAAGTGATGCCGGCGCCCCGTGCGGGTTACGTCTGGGATCAGGGGCACTGGCACTGGCGGCAGGGCCGCTACGTATGGATTCCGGGCCACTGGCAGGTCGTACGCGTCGGCTACCACTGGGTGCCCGGACACTGGGTCGCGCGCGGCCCGACCTGGCGCTGGGTGCCGGGCCACTGGGCCTGA
- a CDS encoding LysR family transcriptional regulator, whose amino-acid sequence MTLAQLQALAAVVELGSLTAAADRLSRSQSAISHALTELEDITQVKLLWRDRQPVVLTAAGERLWPYVQSVVREAQMLRQQFSLSRGKLEGKLVVASLPSVSLAFVVPALEALKEMHPGVSAVLLEGTDSEVEGWIDDGTADVGVVAGTKTFAHNLPLLDEDFVAVAADDRFVGRKSVSARQLAAVPFIFSKAGCGPVIADYFARGGVPLRAAFNVVEMRTILSMAEAGMGVSIVPRITLTYTPFGGRVLALSPRLHRSVRLAWNTAGNAVTDAFVRLVDAQRAKAEKAIRTRAKKGR is encoded by the coding sequence ATGACGCTCGCCCAGTTGCAGGCGCTGGCCGCCGTGGTCGAACTCGGTTCGCTGACGGCCGCGGCAGACCGGCTCAGCCGCAGTCAATCCGCGATCAGCCACGCGCTGACGGAGCTGGAGGACATCACGCAGGTCAAGCTGCTGTGGCGCGACCGGCAGCCGGTCGTCCTGACGGCGGCCGGCGAACGCCTGTGGCCGTATGTCCAGAGCGTGGTGCGGGAAGCACAGATGCTGCGCCAGCAGTTCAGCCTGTCGCGCGGCAAACTCGAAGGGAAGCTGGTGGTCGCGTCGCTGCCGAGCGTATCGCTGGCGTTCGTCGTTCCCGCGCTCGAGGCGTTGAAGGAGATGCACCCCGGCGTATCGGCGGTGCTGCTCGAAGGGACGGACAGCGAAGTCGAAGGGTGGATCGACGACGGGACGGCCGACGTCGGCGTGGTCGCCGGCACGAAGACGTTCGCGCACAACCTGCCGTTGCTCGACGAGGATTTCGTCGCGGTGGCGGCCGACGACAGGTTCGTTGGCCGCAAGAGCGTGTCGGCCAGGCAGTTGGCCGCGGTGCCGTTCATTTTCTCGAAGGCGGGATGCGGGCCGGTGATCGCGGATTACTTCGCGCGCGGCGGCGTACCGCTTCGGGCCGCATTCAACGTGGTCGAGATGCGCACGATCCTGTCGATGGCGGAGGCCGGCATGGGCGTATCGATCGTGCCGCGCATCACGCTCACGTACACGCCGTTCGGCGGCCGCGTGCTGGCACTGTCTCCGCGGCTGCATCGCTCCGTGCGATTGGCGTGGAATACCGCCGGCAACGCGGTTACCGACGCGTTCGTGCGGCTCGTCGACGCGCAACGTGCGAAGGCGGAAAAGGCGATTCGGACCCGCGCGAAAAAGGGCAGATAG
- a CDS encoding RNA polymerase sigma factor — protein sequence MRREPDVDETGTADAVCDAGCDARGVDEASVWRRPAMARRMQGEHDDELQPDGGYSCRDSAAPARRATEQATLSDRGDRDPDAELVARVGARDASAVRVLVARKLPRLLALATRMLGDRNEAEDVAQETFLRIWKQAPRWREGEARFDTWLHRVVLNLCYDRLRGRREEPVDTLPDVPDPQPEPAAHAELRSRDARVRQALAALPPRQREALVLQYYQEMSNVDAANLMGITVDALESLLARARRNLRAQLAGDPPSEDKR from the coding sequence ATGCGGCGCGAACCGGATGTCGATGAAACCGGCACGGCCGACGCCGTGTGCGATGCCGGGTGCGACGCGCGCGGCGTCGACGAAGCGTCGGTATGGCGCCGTCCGGCGATGGCCCGACGCATGCAAGGAGAGCACGACGATGAGCTTCAGCCGGACGGCGGGTATTCCTGCCGCGACAGCGCGGCGCCCGCGCGGCGCGCGACGGAGCAGGCGACGTTGAGCGATCGCGGCGACCGCGATCCGGACGCGGAACTCGTCGCGCGCGTCGGCGCGCGCGATGCGTCGGCGGTACGCGTGCTCGTCGCGCGCAAGTTGCCGCGGCTGCTCGCGTTGGCGACGCGCATGCTCGGCGACCGGAACGAAGCCGAGGATGTCGCGCAGGAGACGTTCCTGCGAATCTGGAAGCAGGCGCCGCGCTGGCGAGAAGGCGAAGCCCGCTTCGACACGTGGCTGCATCGCGTCGTGCTGAACCTGTGCTACGACCGGTTGCGAGGCCGGCGCGAGGAGCCCGTCGACACGCTGCCCGACGTGCCCGACCCGCAACCGGAGCCGGCCGCGCATGCGGAGCTGCGTTCGCGCGACGCGCGCGTGCGGCAGGCGCTGGCCGCGTTGCCGCCGAGGCAGCGGGAAGCGCTGGTGCTCCAGTACTATCAGGAAATGTCGAACGTGGACGCGGCCAACCTGATGGGCATCACCGTCGATGCGCTGGAAAGCCTGCTCGCCCGTGCGCGGCGCAACCTGCGCGCGCAACTGGCCGGCGACCCACCTAGCGAGGACAAGCGATGA
- a CDS encoding purple acid phosphatase family protein: MSNQDTFPDQPNEPAASVSRRGFLKLAGVSGLATAAGGLAAARAAASNPDGTPEQVHLTWGNDPTSEVVISWASLAPAVNPRARIVADGEPARTVHGVQRLYTDGLNGETVFAYHARVHGLKPDTRYRYEITADNDGNAAQPFSANFSTAPRGRAPFRFTSYGDLATPNGAWVLSSPQSRFAVQAVEQFQPLFHLLNGDLCYANLNPAHQPDVWRDFGNNNQTSAANRPWMPCPGNHEIEFNNGPQGLDSYLARYTLPENGTHFPGRWYSFRVSSVLFVSLDADDVVYQDAAAFVGGPAPLVPAASTGRPPIEPGTSFYVRGYSNGEQTRWLERTLRHAAHDDDIDWIVVQMHQDALSSSKTGNGSDKGIREAWLPLFDRYGVDLVLCGHDHDYERSYPVRGCNHRAGVDAKTGEVVETLQPRPVGSNDPNRTTFDTSHGTIHLILGGGGTSAPLDVYGENPSTGFAQAKVFTKPNRPVPGTAPNTFVRQPADALEDAIWSARRDTGTGYGIAVFDHDPGKPGGHTTITMRYYHAPGADQHPTAQYELFETIELSKKRRER, encoded by the coding sequence ATGTCGAACCAGGACACTTTCCCTGACCAGCCGAACGAGCCGGCCGCCTCCGTGTCGCGTCGCGGCTTCCTGAAACTCGCCGGCGTCTCCGGCCTCGCCACCGCCGCCGGCGGGCTCGCGGCGGCCCGCGCCGCCGCGTCGAATCCGGACGGCACGCCCGAGCAGGTTCACCTGACGTGGGGCAACGACCCGACGTCCGAAGTCGTGATCTCGTGGGCGTCGCTCGCCCCGGCCGTCAATCCGCGCGCGCGCATCGTCGCCGACGGCGAGCCGGCGCGCACCGTGCACGGCGTCCAGCGCCTGTACACCGACGGCCTGAACGGAGAGACGGTGTTCGCCTACCACGCGCGCGTGCACGGGCTGAAGCCGGATACGCGCTACCGCTACGAGATCACCGCCGACAACGACGGCAATGCCGCGCAGCCGTTCTCCGCGAATTTCTCGACCGCACCGCGCGGCCGGGCGCCGTTTCGTTTCACGAGCTACGGCGATCTCGCGACGCCGAACGGCGCGTGGGTACTGTCGTCGCCGCAGAGCCGCTTCGCGGTGCAGGCCGTCGAGCAGTTCCAGCCGCTGTTCCACCTGCTGAACGGCGACCTCTGCTACGCGAACCTGAACCCGGCGCACCAGCCCGACGTGTGGCGCGATTTCGGCAACAACAACCAGACGTCGGCCGCGAATCGTCCGTGGATGCCATGCCCCGGCAATCACGAGATCGAATTCAACAACGGTCCGCAGGGGCTCGACTCGTACCTCGCACGCTATACGCTGCCGGAGAACGGCACGCATTTCCCGGGCCGCTGGTACAGCTTCCGCGTGAGCTCCGTGCTGTTCGTGTCGCTCGACGCCGACGATGTCGTGTACCAGGACGCCGCCGCGTTCGTCGGCGGCCCTGCGCCGCTCGTCCCGGCCGCGAGCACCGGCCGCCCGCCGATCGAGCCGGGCACGTCGTTCTACGTGCGCGGCTACAGCAACGGCGAGCAAACGCGCTGGCTCGAACGCACGCTGCGTCATGCCGCGCATGACGACGACATCGACTGGATCGTCGTGCAGATGCATCAGGACGCGCTCAGTTCGTCGAAGACGGGCAACGGCTCCGACAAGGGCATTCGCGAAGCGTGGCTGCCGCTGTTCGATCGTTACGGCGTCGATCTCGTGCTGTGCGGCCACGATCACGACTACGAGCGCAGCTATCCGGTGCGCGGCTGCAATCATCGCGCGGGCGTCGATGCGAAAACCGGCGAAGTGGTCGAGACGCTGCAGCCGCGCCCGGTCGGCTCGAACGATCCGAACCGCACGACGTTCGACACGAGCCACGGCACGATCCACCTGATCCTCGGCGGCGGCGGCACCAGCGCACCGCTCGACGTGTACGGCGAAAACCCGTCGACCGGCTTCGCGCAGGCGAAGGTGTTCACGAAGCCGAACCGGCCGGTGCCCGGCACCGCGCCGAACACGTTCGTGCGCCAGCCGGCCGATGCGCTCGAGGATGCGATCTGGTCCGCGCGCCGCGATACGGGCACCGGCTACGGGATCGCGGTATTCGACCACGATCCGGGCAAGCCGGGCGGCCACACGACGATCACGATGCGCTACTACCATGCGCCGGGCGCCGATCAGCATCCGACTGCGCAGTACGAGCTGTTCGAGACGATCGAGCTGAGCAAGAAGCGGCGCGAACGGTGA
- a CDS encoding periplasmic heavy metal sensor — MTERGWKFTLVGSVVLNVFMLGAIGGGAYQWFSTHRDQHPGTPASRTALRFAADELPDARRREFAAALKAARKDGRDLAREGRDGRIAVLDLLAAPQLDRAAIDAALERTRAADTALRAQVERSVVDFAATLTPDERAKFVDGLQRSGNWRLPPRLQKKPDASASE, encoded by the coding sequence ATGACCGAGCGCGGCTGGAAATTCACCCTCGTCGGCTCGGTCGTGCTGAACGTGTTCATGCTCGGCGCGATCGGCGGCGGCGCATATCAATGGTTCTCGACCCATCGCGACCAACACCCCGGCACGCCCGCCTCGCGCACCGCGTTGCGTTTCGCGGCGGATGAATTGCCCGATGCGCGCCGGCGCGAGTTCGCCGCCGCGCTGAAAGCGGCGCGCAAGGACGGCCGCGATTTGGCGCGGGAAGGGCGCGACGGCCGGATCGCCGTGCTGGACCTGCTCGCCGCGCCGCAACTCGATCGCGCGGCGATCGACGCCGCGCTCGAACGCACGCGCGCAGCCGACACCGCGCTGCGGGCGCAGGTCGAGCGCAGCGTCGTCGATTTTGCGGCGACGCTGACGCCCGACGAGCGCGCGAAGTTCGTCGACGGATTGCAGCGCAGCGGCAACTGGCGTTTGCCGCCAAGGCTGCAGAAGAAGCCGGACGCATCGGCGAGCGAGTAA